The Schistocerca americana isolate TAMUIC-IGC-003095 chromosome 8, iqSchAmer2.1, whole genome shotgun sequence genome contains the following window.
catagactgtgcggctgatcccggcggaggttcgagtcctccatcgggcatgggtgtgtgtgttcgtccttaggataatttaggttaagtagtgtgtaagcttaggaactgatgaccttagcagttaagtcccataagatttcacacacatttgtacatttctttttccaaaacttaGTCATAATAATTGTTACCGAAAAGAGGTTCTGCAACATGTTTAGGCATTAAAAAGAAATGTTATTTGCTTAATAGGTGGCCCTGTATTCGCATAATATGTCAGGATATTTGTTTGTTTTCTCGAGAGGAATACTTATTCGACACAGCTAGAGTACGTTTGTCATTCCACAGAAGTGAGgttgtttgttttcatattttaggCTGGTGAATATGATCGTAGCGTTTTTCAATAAGTCACtacagatacatataacagagacttaaGTGATCAATAATAATTTCATCttgaaaagaagttccttgaaggctgttcaacTAAGTGCGAAAATGATGAAAggctgagggtgcaagatcagaatGAAGAAGGTGGGTGCGAAATGACATCACAATCCAACTCATGCACGATGTTTTTGTCAGTGCAGCAGAATGGGGCGGGTGTTATCGTGGGTTAGCATCGCTTTagcagtcttcctggtcactgtTCTTGGGCTGAGTCTGCAAGGGATCACAgccgttgacaataaatgtcagcagtggtggctACACTTCAGGGAAGCAACTCGTTGTACACCACACTGTCGATGATGCATAACACTACTTTTTCTAGATGCGAACAGGCATTTGTACAGTGAACTGATGCCTCGTTTGAGCTcaaacattcttttcttttctttacgttTTCATAAAgacaccagtaacggtacaggataggaatggtcggtctacatctgcatctgcatctgcattattactctgctattcacaagaaagtgcttggcagagggttctatggtccatcttcaagctgtctatctaccgttccactctcgaacggcgcgtcggaaaaaagagcacttaattttttctgtgtgagccctgatttctcttattttatcttgacgatcatttttccctatgtatttcggtgccaacagaatgttctcgcaatcggaggagaaaaccggtAATTGAAATATATGAGAAGATCcggtcacaacgaaaaacgcatttgttttaatgattgccactccaattcacccatcatgtctgtgacaccatcttctctatttcgcgataatacaaaacgagccgcctttCTGTGTACTTttctgatgtcatccgtcagtctcacctgatgcggatcccacactgtacagcaatactccagaatagggcggacaagtgtggtgcaagcagtctctttagtagacctgttgcaccttctaagtggtctgccaatgaatcgcagtctttggtttgctctacccacaacattgtctatgtgatagtccctatttaggttatttgtaattgtaatccctaagtatttagttgaatttacagccttcagatttgtgtgacttatcgcgtaatcgaaatttagtagatttcttttagtactcatgtgagtaacttcacacttttctttattctgggtcaattgccacttttctcaccatacagatatcttaattaaatcattttacaattcattttgggcatctgatgactttataagacgcaAAAAATCGAAGACGGCTACTAGGATTGTcccctatatcgttaatatacgtagatcaagaacaatagggggcctataacacttccttggggaacgccagatattacttctgttttattcgatgacttttcgattattactacaaactgtgacctttctgacaggaaatcacgaatccagtcgcacagatgaggcgatattccataggcacgcagtttggttagaagacacttgtggggaacggtgtcgaaaaccatctggaaatgtaaaaatatggaatcaatttgacatcccctgtcgatagcactcattacttcatgagtataaagagcttgcTGTGTTTCGaaagaaggatattttctgaattcgtggtgactgtgtgtcaacaaatcgttttcttcgaggtacttcataatgttcgaatacattacCTTTTTAAAAACCCTACTTCAAAGCGACGTtagtgatatgtgtctgtaatttaacggattactcctgcttccatttttgggtatcagagtgacttgagcaattttccagtctttaggtacggatctttctgtgagcaagcggttgtatatgattgctaaatatggagctgttgtacCAGCATACtaaagaggaacctgactggtatacaatctggactggaagctttgcctttattaagtgatttaagctgctttgcgataccgaggatatctacttctttatttctcatcttggcagttgttcttgattggaattaaggaatatttacttcgacttctttggtgaaggagtttcggaaaaccgtgtttaataactctgctttaaaggcactgtcatcagtgacttcactgttgttatcgcgcagtgaaggtattgattgcgtcttgccactggtgtgctttatgtatgaccagaatctctttgggttttatgcCAGATTTCGAGACTGAGTTTCGCTATGGAggagtcaacctcagtgcaggcactACCAGGGGCGGCCACaacagtggaccgatcgggggacacgtgggtcGTGCTCGACGCctctcgcatccccgcgtccgacccTCCACAGTGATACGCTTTGGCagcagtctcaagctgtgtgacggaagccaatgcagtctggagctgtgagcgaaggttcgccaactcagctcgcatctgtacacagcaatcacagtttctatccattactgcagtcgctcctgctcgtaaaaatatgtgaaaaacgaaCGGTGTTCTTGGCTTATTAACAGCAcgaattcgaagtgctctctcactaacggtctaaacgacactgagctacactaacaaAAAAAAAGCCTATATGATACGAGTGTCGATAACAACTGCagtactgtacgctacactgttattaaaataacagcttgtgcctagtaagcactcgaacacgcaagaaattacaaaaataatctagtaccTAGACAGGTATCtataaataagtcgctcctgttgcaagctcgtaaaaatatataagaAACGAACGgtatactcgccttattagcagcaggaggacgatgtgttgtttaccagccaactgatgacgagcaagcacagaTGCACATGTGATCAACggataatttttgtgattttgatttaAGGCATGCAGTAACCCAATTTTTGGGCCTTTCCCATTCAATGCAACTGTCATACtaaggtggaatgatcacagttcatcatatttgtcCGTTCTCGAGTACGCTAACGTGGAtctttgtggattaatgcatttaaaccatCTTCATCGAACACCGAAGGCCTTCCTGTAGGTGGAGAATCACTAATATCAAAAAGATCCTTCTTAAAATGAGGAAACCATTTTTCTGTcgtgatctctccagtggcaacggcaaaggcacaaatgtttctggctgccttagCTGCTGTCAACCATCTATTGAGGTCGAACAGAGGAATATGTCTGATATATCCAATTTCTCTTCTTGGTATTCCATTTTCCAGCGCCCGCTGctcaaaatgacaatacgtaaactcaaatagcaagagTGAAATACAAATCAAAATTTACAATCCGTAAATAGACTCACAGaaaccagagtgccaacaaaacaaaaacgctacgaactaaaGCACCAACCTAATACACGGCTTCACGCCAGAGATTGTACAGACGCAGGAAAGACGAAACGAAACACGAACAACGTTAGCCGTCGGCGGCCTTTCCACTGTTAGAGGACGTGCCGTGTTCGCCTATGTGACGAGCTTTCGCTGGCCCAGCAACCGGCGCCAAttgcctccagctgacttgctgGTACGTGCTGACCCTGAAACGCTTTCTCCGCGCCCTCAGCTTCTCTATGGCCTGCGTAAATATCGGACCGACGGAAGCTCTTCGTCCGATTGACACAGACTGACCGTGGATGTAGTAACCGGCGACAGATAACATTTCACTTGGGGTTCCAGCTTCCCAGATAAAGAGGTGAGAATCGTATCTCACTATGACGGTGGCCTAGTCTGGTGCTCAAGCGAGCTTACATGGCGAGAATATTTTGAGGTTTTTCTTGATCATTGTACAACAAACGCGATTGTATAGTCCCAATCTCATAAATGCACTGACAAAAATGGTTTGTCTTACGCCTTGAACAACATGGCGAGAAGGCATCACACTGATACGTCAATATTGTGGGACATATTGAGCACAGTTTCATCCTACTGCGAGCTTATTTTTAGAACATCCTGCAGATGAATAATCAATGAACTGGAtgtgtctaacgttactggaacACAACATGGTCAGAGGATGCTCACTTGCAAACTTACTGCCGTCTCCCAGACATTGGTTGAATCGCTGGTAGCATCACGCTGGCAGATTGCACAGACAGTTGGTTGCAGTGCAATCATTAAGGGCAACACTGTGACAGAGAAAGTAGCACGGGTCTATCGCGAATGGCTTCACCACGAGAAGAGCGTACGATTGTTGGAATGGTTGCGATGAGTAGACGGaaggaaacaactgaaatctgggctTGGGTCACAGGAAGTTACAGAAAGAGTGTCACCGCGAACCGTCGgtaacagattactggaagctatGTGTACTCCAAGGCCTAATCCACAAGAGTGCCGGACATTTGccgcacttgccccttcgccaggtagcttgagtagcgatccctcaggtaagggacgcccttccccgcactacctctgtccgctttcaaaccgccgtctccacatcttactcgatacaaccagtacgtaagggaccttcttcttcgacatcttggccaaatatagAGCTtgttttccgaaatcgaaatatttataacttttgggaaacgaaagcaataccgacgataatgtcaatatgtaattagttctgccaagtataagtatagattaccgagcgaggtggcgcagtggttagacactggactcgcattcggaaggacgacggttcaatcccgcgtccggccatcctgatttaggttttccgtgatttccctaaatcaatccaggcaaatgccgggatggttcctctgaaagggcacggcctaatccgatgagaccgatgaccacgctgtctggtctccttccccaaaccaaccaaccaacctataaatATAGATTCtcctgtctgtacggtagcttcctttcacgcttactgattgagATAGAAActgtccatcggcatgggagcaacaagaaacgaacgatgaaacgagaatgcaaatgtacgctaatcatttctttctcatcactgcatttgtgcctactttaattaccacaactgcatacccaaaagacaatagggaaagaataaatgggtttgtgaatgtttgaaaagaagaacgacatactccatattaatttactctctaaaaacattagataatagccggccgcggtggccgtgccgttctggcgctgcagtccggaaccgcgggactgctacggtcgcaggttcgaatcctgccttgggcatgggtgtgtgtgatgtccttgggttagttaggtttaagtagttctaagttctaggggacttatgacctaagatgttgagtcccatagtgctcagagccatttgaaccattttgaattagttaataaagtgtagcgggacaatgttcaaaacaactgaaaacatttttactaaatagagataagaacatctatgactgacatgtcTCTAAAgtagacttacaattttaaaatgttagaaataaggaaatgaagtaatacagaatgctacgtttgtaacgtacgttgttgttgtacattgtttagctctggtatttacaggatcacagagaaagcatcttaggttctggagggaaaagccgtaattgttcgagtctcggtccggcacacagttttaatctgccaagaagatttatatcagcgcacaatccgctgcaaagtgaaaatctcattctgaggtgacaggtagttcatcattgtagcaTTGTATCATAACGAAGTCGGACTAACTAAAGCACACAGGTCACAGTTAAGAGTGCATAAACAGTCGCTCCAACACACAGTGTATCCCCCTCTGGTGGCAACGCAGCCGTGTACTCTTGAATGAAGCGATCTTAAAGGGcaaatggcatcctgcgatagacaGCGTCAAGCATCTTCCACCTTGTGTTGCAATTCGGAACGGTCCTGCAGGCCGTGGAGAACGAGTAACTTGCCACTTTATCATGTATGGAATGTGACGAACTTGCGGGAGATCTGGTGATATTTCTGGCCAGGGCGGTACACCACGTAGGGAACGTTTTGTAGCGGAAACAGTCTTGGTCGTGCACTGTCTTGTtggaaaagcacatcaccttcctgtcgacgaaattgcagttgtaggggaaaacaGCCTTTGCAATCTAGTGGTCACTGGCTACTTTACGCTGTAGAAACACCAAATGTAATTGATGGCCGCCAACCATGAAGCTTGGGGTGGACGAATGTGTTCTgcaataggcagctcaccaggtctagCCATACAAGCGTACGTCCATCACTCGGCTACAGACAGAATccgctctcatcactgaagacaacagagcgccatttCACTCTCCAATTAATTATTTCATGACCTCACAGTAGACATGATTGGTGGTATCGCGGTTCTGTGGTAGCCTGGTCAAATACCCATGTGTTTTTAGTCCTACTGCAAGCATACGGTTCTCCGTGGTTCCTGGACACACAGCAGATTTTGTCCCTGGATGATATTCCGTCGGCCACTGCTGCTCGCGCAATGCGTCGATATTGACGTGAGACAGTACTACGCAGACGTTCAGAAAATGGGCTACAAGTATGGGAATGTTCCACCGACTACAGCAGAAAGCAGCGAAACATCACTgtacattgtgcccaacatgtgcaacaATCCGTCGATATATCCATCCGGCTTTCCACAGACCGATAATGCCACCCTATTCAAATTGCTCAATCTGTTCAATGGGAGTACATGCTCATCTGTGGGCATGCATGTACCTTAGAATGAATATTTCCGATACTGATCACCTCCAAACTCACCACGGTTACTATCTGTTGAGTCAAAGCACACGGTGCACAGACAAGCCTCCTGATCGTCATCTAATCAGCGATGGCTGTGACAAGAGAATCACTGACACATTGacccctcagtatgcacatacTATACCCAAGTGCCAATAAACACAGTCCTTGAGGCTActgaattttttctgtcagtgtatatgtaAACACAAATGTTTGCAACAGTTTTCCACGATTactaatttttaacttttttatgggTGGCGTTCAACTGAAAAAACTGCTTTGCTGTCCAGATTAGATACCGACTACTACTGGACAATAATGGTACAGGGCTTTGGTCACAGTCTCGTTGCAATATACACCTCACAATATTTAAAGATATCAGCTAACTGTACTTCCAGATAGTCAGGTGTGCGTTTAAGCACTGGTCCTCCAGAACGTGAGTCCACAGGGTTAACCCCTGTGCCACTTCAGGCGGTGAATGCATTCAGCCATGGACTGTAAATCACGGACTTGCTAACAGCAAGTGGCTACCTGAACCGCTGCTCGTTCCACCAAGTGAAGGGAGGCGAGGGACCGCCTGGCGACTGTCCTGCTCAGGGTCAGGGCGGCAGTTTCCGGCTGGCGGTGGGTCACCTGACCCTGCGCGAGCTTGCGGTGACAGCAGAAAAGCGAGAACACGTCATCGCGCAGCAAAGCCAGCCTTATCGAGCGGCCGCCCGTTACATTTTACAGCACTCCTCCACAAATTCTAGGGAAAGCGTTCTTTGACACTTTGCAATAGGTGATGTCGCCTCTTGAATCCCAGTTGCTTAGTCTTTTCAAACGTCATGATTTCGGGTTGTTACAGTGTCAAGAAGTTCCGCATTTATTAAACTCCACTCCTAGGTTTTTTTATTCTGACCACTTAACAGGGTAACTGGTGGTTGCAGCACCCGCTGCAGCCATGTCTTGGGAGACGTTAAAATGGACGCCAACGGGTATCCGCTAACACCTGGTGCCAAAATGACCTCATGTTTTTCAGTTTCCGTGTAAGCTAATGTACCCAGACAACCCTGCAAACTAATCGGGCTGTGAATACCAACATTTGAATGGGaattaaatgaaatgaaagtttgtAATTGATAGGTTGTTCACAACGGTGAGGGTCAGTAATGCCAATGGCTAACAAAGTCCTCTAATAAATGACTCTACCTGCCTTTCTGGCGACACTAAATTCACAATTACATCTTGCCAGAGGACACTGTTTAGGTTACGATTTAGTtttctgcatctatactccgcaaaccactagaCGACGGGTGGAGGAGGGTACTTGGTGTACCACTGCTACTTTCCCGTTTTCCAGTTCGTCACGTATGTTTtttgggaagaacgattgctggtacacctccgtgtgggctctagtctctttaattttgtcttcatggtcttTCCAGGAGATATACGTGGAAGGACGCAATACATTAACCGAGTCTTTAAGGAAAGTATGCTTTCGCAATTTTTACAGTATACCATACATattgcagaacgcctctcttgggGCATCTGTCATAGGAGTCGACTGAGCATCTTCAGGGCGCTTTCACGTTTACttaatgaatctgtaacgaaacgtgttgctctcctttgaatcttctctatttcctctatcagtcattttctatttcttcaccATTTTCTTCCTCTCGCTATCTTTCTCTAGGTCGTGGCCGTCCGTAGTGaacgcgcggtttgaggtgccatgtcacggattgcacggcccttcCTGGCCCCTAGAACAATATTTCTGCACTCGATACAATGGCGGCGACGGTTCATGTTTTCATTTCTAGTACTCCTCTCTGTTTCCCCCACCcctcttcgtctctctctctctctctctctctctctctctctctctctctctctctctctcacacacacacacacacatacacacatacagaccatgcgcacatagacacacacacaggtcttggtgtttatgttttattttctcgTTATGCAGAAATCATTACTATGGGGATGCCTTCCTAACCGAGATCGCTCACACATGATAGCGCTCGAGGCGGAGAACACAAGGTTCGCATCCTGATGGTACAAGAACGGGAGGAGAGGTTACCAGAGTTTGCTACAATATTCTGGATCACATTCTAAATCCCTCAGAAAGGTCTCATGGAGTCAGGGCTTGTGATTCTGTTGATGGTGATCATTCCGTCGGATGAGGATGTTTAGCCTGACGACCACCTTGCTGTTACTTGATGGCAGGCTACGCACCGGTACCATGTTTCGCCCTCTCCCCTCTTATCAACATCAAACAACACATACATGATAGCATTGTGCATACACATATTAAAGTCACCTACAATCAACAGATATATGTGACACACAGCTCCCACACTTAGATAGGAGCCATACTGCGTGGGCGAAAGGATAGCGTTTCCAACTTGATGGGTGAAGCCACAGGTTGGGGTCTTCCACTCATCCATGGCCTACAATAACGAGTCAGTCAATTGCTATGAGGATGTTTGACACAGCTATAAAGACACTGTAACACTGGCTGTTTTAGTCAACGAATAATTTTATTTCATGTCGCATTCTACAAAATTTGAAAAAGATATAAGAACAATATTTACATAACATATTCTGTATGTAAAGAACATTAACACGTTGGCTGAAAAAATGTACAGCAAAATCTGTATCTATAGACATTGTTTGCAATGGAACTCGATAATCAATTCAGCCCAGCGAAACAACCCGTGTCGTGCGTAATTCTCTGTAGTAGTTGCACCTCTCTGTAGGTGTAGTATTCTACCAGTATGAAAAACTGCAGGGAGCAGCATACTTTTTTCATTTCCAAGTGAAAGAAAGACAAGTGCAGCAACACCTTCACCATCTGGATGACTAGGGACATAGTCAGATCTCTGTCGCAAGTAGGACTGGCAGCGCACTGCAGCTGCCCTCAGGTGGCCCTCGACACCAGCGGGCCCCGCTAGACGTGGTGGTGGTCGAGCAGCTCGTGGTGCTTGTCGTGGTGGAGGGGCTCGGTGCGGCGCACGACCGCGTTGAAGCCGGAGTGCTTGTCGGCGGTGTAGTCGACGGTGCGGATGGCGCCGTCCGGCTCCACGAGCGTGTAGTGGCCATGCACCTTGTCCCCGTCGCGCTCCTCGTGCGCCGACTTGATGTCGCCCGTGTGCAGGTCGTTCACGCCGTACTTGTACGAGTACTTGGGGTACGCCTGCGGGCAGAAAGAGCACTCGGTACAATGACGAATCGTGTGGTAGGCAGAAACTCCGCTAATAtggatagcaaatggttcaaatggctctgaacactatttgacttaacttctgaagtcatcagtcccctagaacttagaactacttaaacctaactagcctaaggacatcacacacatccctgcccgaggcaggattcgaacctgcgagcgtagcagaagtgcggttccagactgtagcgcctagaaccgctcggccactccggccggcaatatggaTAACAAATCAGTCCACCAGCACCAGTCGCTATAAGCTCACAGGACAGGATGACACAAAAAAACGGGAACTTTTGAATTACATAGTGGCAGCTACGTACAGTTGGCAGTACTGCAGAGCAGGGACCTTGAGGTGTAAACAGTGtcgccatttagtaatcatggatcaATGGAATGGCCAACAGCGTGCGTTTGCAATAAAAAAATTTCTTGAAAGCAGAGATAGTCCGGAAAGTGGGCAACACTCAGTAATGGGGTATGCATGCCCTGTCCGGGGATACgcagcgaagcagcacctggacaaactccagagactgcagaaccgcgccctcaggagggcactgcatctATCCCTCGGATTCCCCGCCGATGATCTGCGCTGCTGAAATTCCACCCCTGAAAGAGCGTTTCCAAGATATGGCAAGGGCTTTCTATGAAagctcttccagatcaggaaacgtcctcatccactccctaggtcggtatgagaTGTCCTGCGATAAGCACAAACGCCCAATGACGATCTTCGActactaagtcgaagagaaaatccctatATCCAATCCCTAATGCTCCTCCGTCCCCCATAATACTaatcatctcgccaacctcaggcaagtactagacatACACAGAACATTCATCACATACCTAGGCACCCCAAAACTACAGAAATAACCGTACACACAAGTACACAGTGGAGTAAAAGCCGTAAGGCTACAAACTGccccacacacttccccaaagagggggaAGTATTAGATAAGAGTAAGTGAGGGCATCACTCATTTCACAAGAGTTCCCGTGTGCAGGTCATTTGAACGTCACACGCGGCACACTTCTCTGGCGTTCGAGGTGGGGTGCTCGGGGCTCGCCTTATTGGATTTCGTATCTTCGCTCGCGTGCTGTGGAAGTATGCTGTTTCAAGGCAACGGCACTTAGATGATTTTTAAAAACACATCGTTCACTGTACGATGTTAAACGTCATATAATGACATGTCGGCAATTAAAGCTTTCACGAGATTTAAGTCACAGCATATAGTCTAAAATACTGGTATCTCCAGGTCATCGTGATGTAGTAGTTAAAGTCGTGCACTAATGAAAATATTACAGTGAAAACTAGCAGGTTTGCGTCCAGCTGTTTTTTTTCACGTTCACTTTTCTGAAAGATTCTatgagtctcttattaatttaATGTTATATTCATATAAGAGTGCTCTCTCTCAGGTTTGAGTTGTCATTGTGAATAATTACCAAGTTAAGCATGAAACACATAAGTGCGAGTAAATGTTAAAAACAAGTTGATCATCTGCTAAAATAAACTACTACTCAGAATAGAAAGCGTACAAAAGAGTGGCACATTTGCACTAGAATTAAAAGGCAATTTAGtgtcatatataaagcacaaaaTATAATTCACGAGCTAGTTTTTCTAGCATACTTCTGTGCCAAACAAATATGTCTTCAAATCAAGTCCATCTTTAATCATGAACACGAcgtattttctcatttcattgcAACAAATTACATCAATACCGACGCGTTTTCTAGAGATCCTTATTGCGATGGTGTTTTCAAACAGCATTTATTCATAGAACATGCGTTGCATGATCTATCCCTATAAATCGAGTGCTGGAATCTATCCAccctctttaattacagaccagtCTTCAGAGTTTTTGAGAATGAAGTTTTTGCTGTTAAGGCGCCTTAATAAACAATATTGAAAACATACAGTGCGTTGAATCGATTCAGCAAGTCGCCTCACGTTCGGAGATGATGAGGGCGAATTAGGAAAAATAGtaaaattttttcaataagtttcgaaattaattcttgaaaacactttaatttctcccttACACACAACATAGTCTACATGAATGCGTAACTTAACTCGTTTATAAACGACTTAACTTTGAGGTTAACGTATTAGCTGACCACGATATTTTTGCACCTGGGAGTCATGGCGCTACGGTCAGCTTATCCCTAGTTTTTATCGTGAGATAAGACACGCTGAAACACTTGATAGTACATGCACAACTGTCTTTCAATAATTCACGATGCTACGCATTTTCCTCagccaccactgtacttgtttaccgtAGTAACGTCACCACGTGTTTCTTATAACAGCCAAGACAGGCCAATTGCAATATCATCGTGATGCGGATTGCAGTCAGGAGGTGTGATTTAGGTCTGGTTCCACCTTTTCGTATGAATAGTAAGAAAGTTTTACACAATCTTTGTCTATATATTACAGTCAGGCTGCATCTTTTGGTGTGGAGTGCCTTCACTCGAAATACTGGAATCTGGCTATAAACGTTATTCAAGATCGTGTtacaatattttactgttgtttAGACAATACACAGGATGCcacaggaggaatgatcaatattcagcgatatgacaggaacACTCATTCGACGTAaataacttcatatggacatataccttattctgaatggtttccgagatagcgcatatttaatatacatttgtttttgggctagtggcgTCTTCGTTTCTGTCTTGCACACCCAACCTTTTTGTTATTTTGTTCTAACGCAACCTACCTCATTGCT
Protein-coding sequences here:
- the LOC124545302 gene encoding cuticle protein 19-like, with product MTWLILAALCLFGSYSMTSGAPFPGHDGGYSGEEIGYGGLENLQQEGHQSHHQEYDYYAYPKYSYKYGVNDLHTGDIKSAHEERDGDKVHGHYTLVEPDGAIRTVDYTADKHSGFNAVVRRTEPLHHDKHHELLDHHHV